The DNA sequence TTTTACATAGACGAATTACCAACACTTACCTTAAAAAATGCAGCTCGTCGCTAACCGGTCCAAGCAACGCGACCTTCGTAAGTTGAGATTGGCTGGTGTGGTATGTCGACTGCCTGTATTGGAATAATGACTGTATGCTTTCGATGAACATGCTCATTGTCAGTCTCGACTAACATTAGCTTCAAAGTTGCCGCAACAACCTCGCATCATTATCTTGAAAGGAACATCTGTGTTCTAATGATTGCATACAGTTCGTAGACGACACAGCTATGAAAGAAAAGTCTAGCGCTACAAGGGTGTGCGTCGCTGCAGTACATGGCACAGAGTCAATTTGCCACTTTGTTTTACACACGAGCACATGCCAATGCAAATTATTGGCCTGACTGAAAGTGGGAAGATGCAACACTTCTCACTGACGAAACTGTGGCTATGTTACATGAACACTGCACGCCAGATATCAACAGTGCCACACGAAGTGCGAAAACATAAACGTGACCCTTTCTTCAACATGCAACTTATTGAAAAGAATATTGCGCAGGCTTGCATAGACAGCTTGTGGCTGttctccaataaacatgtacaACCGCACAGTAGAGTTACTATAACAAAGATCAAAAGCTGAGAACATCCTTAAACACAGAGTCGAAAATGCCATTTTCGAAAGGAAATGacagtagtgaaaaaaaaaagcaatgctaaTGAAAAGCTTCGAAATGGAGAACAAAACGAAACACTGACTCCAATGACATTCCGCATCTGCTCAGACACATTATGTGCACATGCTGCAGCCACGCACAAGATTGGGCAAAGATTTTTTCCAATCAAAAAGTTCGGAGGCACTAGACGGTTTTTTTTCTCTGGTTTGCTGCAGCTTCAGGCAAATTGCCTGCAGGGAGCGCAGCatgtcatttttctttcttcgcacTCTCCATTTTTACTGTCCAAAATAGAAGTGTATATTATGCGCACCTAGCCTTCCCCCTGCCTTGGCTCCCTCTGATTTATAGTAAGCGTCGTCTGACCGTGGTGGGGGGAGCCTGACTAGCTGGGTCACCCTCAAAGAGGGGGCAAAGCTAATGAAGCAACACTGCAAGCAcacgtgtgcacacacacacatacacacatgcacgcacacagacacactgCGACAGATGATGCTACAGTAGGGAACCCCCAAACTTCTGTTGTGTTCCGGCACCCTTTGTTCCTTTCTTGCCTCTTCTTGCACCCCGAGAGGTTATTTCGCCATTCCAGGTATCTTAGACATCATCTGCGTAGGGATGAAAGGCCAAGGATCAGAAACAGAGGACGACAAACGGATGGGAGTTCAACATTCACTTTTTTTGCAACACTCTCACAACTGACCATGTTACATCCTGTGACATATGGCTATTGCAATAGTTTCTGCATATGCCCTGCAACATGTCTTGATGCAGTGAGATTTGTAGGCTAATACAGTCAATCCCGGACATATCAAATTTGAAAGGCGTCACAATATAAGTAATAGTATATTGATAATTCTAAATATAAATGTGCCTATCTGAAGCTGATCTGAAAACTTGGCGAGCATCAGACAGTTCTCCCAAGATTATGAAAAGCAGGAATTTGCCAATCTGTTTCTACAAGGCTATGTCAAATGCACATAAAGTGTGCTTTTTTTTCACCACaaaccgtatttactcgaatgtaatgcaaacttttttttttcagataaaacGAGTCCAACAATTGCGTGTGCATTAAAATTGAGTttgaccctaaatctgcgttaccatatcgccatcggtaTTTCGAGATGGCCGCCTCATACGCACCAACATTCTTAAACTTCAGTGTCACAGCTCTGCTCAGGAGGTGGCCGAAGTGGTGGTGACTCGAACTAGTGGCGCTGCAGTCttgtcttttgtcacttctgcCACTTTTGGTTTCATCTCTGCTTATTCATTCTGGTGGTGCTGCTCTGTCTGAGCACTGTGGTCATGTTGGTGTTGCATGATGTGCGGCGGTCCGGTGAAAAGTTTCGCGCAGAAGTGTTTTGGCGTCAAATAACAAGAAGAAGCTTCCTTTGCGGTTCTGCATTGCCCACGGCTGCTCCAGCGGCCAGATGCAATGCGGTGCGATGACCGCAGAGCtttatatatggaaacacatgcTGCGCCGAAGGAAAGAATGCCTCACAGATAAGTCCGGTGTGTGTGTGAACAAGTCCGGTGTGTATGAAAGTCATGTCGAGGATGACAATTTATATTTTCATTCTTAAGAACAAACATATATTGATCCCTTGCGGGAAATATGGATGCTGGTTCACAGCACAATTCCACGACTTAATTATTCTCGGTCTTCACGGACACATCTCAAAGCCAAGAAATGTGATGCAAAAGCTAATTTCACCAAGAGAAGGAGCTCGAGTGTCGGCAGGCACTTCAGTAGAAGCTTGCAACGACAAGTTTCATGCAGGTTTCAAGCTAATTACGCTTGGAATATTGTTGTGCTTGCCTTCGCAATATGCACTACTGACTGATCAAGTTCACCACCATGATTTTGTCTTCTGTAGCCTGAAAGCTTGAACTTATTAAATACGACGCCTGGCAGCAGCAATACGTGGATAGTTTTACATGTGGCAACTCATGGATGGAATCTTGAGTTATGGAAACTTGTCCGTGAAGAGTATCGCACCTAATTTGCTGCATGAAAAGCTACAACATCTACAAAGTGCTATTTCGAGTGGCTATACTGCTTTCAAAAGCATAATTGAAATCATCCTCAGAGAAGCAGATGGCTTGACAATTAAGCATGGCCGAGAACGCATGGCATCAAGCCAAAGTAAAATGGCGATATATGTGTGCACCAGAAGCAGTGTAGTGCACAGTAATTACTGAAATGTGCGAACATTATCTCTGGCTGTAGAGGCAACTTCATTTGAGCAAGCCTCCGAACACAACCCTCAAGCGATATACAGAAACATGTATGGCcaatataataaagaaaaatgcctGTGGCTTCAAATGTAAGTGATTCTCAACCCCCACAAGCCCCTTTGCAGAGATATGAGGTCATTCAAAACCATCCTGGGATATTCACTGTTATTAAATGCATAAAGAATTATTCGTCGCACACTTTAGTGAATCCTGTGTCCGGCAACTTATTCTGGAGCACCTCGGTCAGGACTGCATTTGAAGGTGACGATTTGTAGTAGTTGACATGACTAATCAAGTTTTAATCATCATGCACATGTActtggcaaaaaagaaaggaagaaagaacgataAGACCACCGTTTTACGTGACCTACCAGAAAAAAAGGCAAAATAAATTTGGAAAAAAGGTCAAGTAAATAAAAGATGTGCGTTGCCAATTTTGTtcatacaaaataaaataaaccttTGACCTATGAATGTTCAGTTTTCGAATGGGTTCTTGTCACTTCCTGCCGATTCCTGCCGATGGCAGGCGGAGAAATTCACCGAGCATATTTAGTTTCCAGATAGGAATATTGCTTGatacagagcggtggattcggcgctgcagctgctttttggtcaagtggcgtagaccgttcgggtaCCCCGCAACATCATATCGAAGTTGAAttgtctgctacttgcagtttgtgcgactTTCGCGCGCCAgcgaaaccagcgcagcactgtgCAACAACGAAActagtgaaacgcgaaagcgtgggcaacgtggagtcgagcgaaaattaaacctttcgaccgcccgcgttgTCGTCAAGGGTAATATCAATCAGTTTTTTCTAAAATATGAAGaactagacaagtagcattttattccaTCTTACAAtataatacaaggatgtttttgcAGCAAacggttgagtactagtgacaaaatttaactgaggagtgccttcgtcatcgggcaagtgcttgaatgtcccgggggagtctaaTGATGTccggcatttacctcaatttctctattattaaggtTTTGATCACGATAATAAGGACGCCTtcgagattctcgagcactaatctatcactttagcttgactttatATTTTGCTTTAGTGTTCCTTTCAGGAGTCGTGAACCTCCTCTCAGACTTGGTGAAAAGACAGTCTGCGGATAGCacaggctgctgtgaacatctcggccaagttttgcAGTTGTGTGCAGcgtgtggagctcgcaagtggagtgcgaagtcacctttttctcaaatgctCTATATTCAACAGACGCCTGCTCCTCGCTCTTTTTTGGACAccttatttcgtaatatagcggaTTCCCATACGGGGCTGCTGTTGGCCAACAGCTGACGCCAATCAAGGCCACCCGCGTagcaattaaactttggccaccctgcttatctgTATTGTAGCCGTTGTGCATCGCTAATTTCGACAAGTTTTGAACgctcaactagcctcaaacccCACGAAACGCACGGCCAGACTACATGCACCCTTGCCAGCGCGCACTCATTTCTGGTTAAATGCCTTGGCAGACTAATTGATAGTGCTTCaagatgcgcaagttggatgtggctactatccgtagGTCAAGCTTGTGAAGAAGGACCCCAAAGCcagtccgcaccacgtagcacggtCGGACGAGCATACGAGCGCGAGCAAGCACTCCAGcactgtcgtgcacaaagcaaacactgcgcatacacactacagttgcatgtagctgcggtctgatATGTAGCGTAAATACCATGGCTACAGCAGGGTGCCGCATCGTAGGTGCCAAAATCTGAAGTAGTCGGGTCTAcattaacatccaaaatcaaatttgaactgtgtgccCCAGTGACGTTCAGTAGTAGGAGTGTTGAGGGTGCGCTCCGCTCTGCCATAGCCTTCACAGCGCAAAGCactgaagaaggagcagaagcaTCGTAAGagcgtgtttgattgccaataactccactttttctgaatgcattgaagtactttttgtggcaaagtatttctgaaacagcATATTTTACTTTCAAATGCATTTTTACACATTgataaaatgtggttcagggcccctttataGCTAACACATCAACTTTCCAACACTTTAGCCACTGTCAATGCCTGCTCAGTGCTGCTCGCTGTTAATCGTCGAAAAAAGACTTGCAGTACATTTGAAGGCAAGGCAAAGTGTAGTACTACATGTTTTGTTTTATGCTGCTTAAGGAAAGACTCAGCCTGACAGCTTTGATTCATTTCTCTGATGAAGTAAAACAAACGAATATGCACAAATATCATATAGGTACGCGAGATGTCACAGGAACGTGTCATCAGTGTGAAGTCTAAGAGGGGAACCACATTTCCCACTAATAGTCAACCTTTTCCTACCACAAAAGTAAATAGAGCTTTGAAATAATCTTCACTCTAGCTGACTCAGTCTTCCTCCTTGGTGCCCCTAATTTAACATCTCGTTCCGCAAGAGCATTGCCACAGCCAAGCAGCAGCACCACCAAGCTACTCACCTTGGCGAGGTCTACGCCCGTCAGGGCTTGGACGGTGGGAGGTATCTGGCTGACCAGCTTGGTCACCTCAGCAGTGGTGCGGTCTTCTCCACTGGTCATCACAATCTCTTCAGTCTTCGCCAGTGGTGCTGACACTTCTGCTGCAATCTGCATGTGCAAAGGGAAACATGGCTGATGACAGGCAGAACAACAACAGCAATACAggcaagacaaaaaagaaatttccCAAACAAGAGCCGGTATGATTACTGCTATTACCTATCAGGTTCTACTACAGGGCAACAGGAGTTTCGTTTGAAGGAAAAGCTTGCTCCATATCTACTGCCTTAGCAAATAACCATGCTAGGAGGCTGTCTTTCATTGTCTCCCCGTCCTTTGATGAACATATCAAAGGGTCAAGCACTAACAAATTATattcttaaatttcaaaccaGAACCAGAATTCTGATAATGCATCAAAAATTAAAAAGGCCTGGGAAATTACGGTTATGGAACCAACAAGGTAACATGAAAAAAATCATGGGTTCAAACAACGACCCTTTCATTTGCCCCTTGAACAAAAAATTCCACACGTAAATCATACCCAGATAAACACTCTTGATAAAGCTCATATCTAAAACAAACCTCGAACAATCCTTAGCAGAGCTAAATCTGAGTAACAATTTTCAGCAGCACATTCACTGCTGCGGCATCACAGCAGTGTGTCGTGCACTGTAGTGAAGCCGTACAGCAGGGAAAAATTGGTGCATTACCTATTTTGTACTTGGAGATCTCAATTTCCAACGGGCATAATACATGCAAAGATACAGCAATGTACCACTATAACGACCATTACAGTTGGGCACCTCTAGTGCAGACATCTGGACAGCAGCTCACCTTTGGTAAGGTGTCCAGCACAAGACTGAGGATGGCAGCATCTCCGAACTGCTTGTACGCAACAGCCTTCATACGCATCCGCTCGGCATCAGCCTTTCCCACGGCTTCAATGGCATACCCTTCCGCGGCACCAATCATCTTGATCCGTTCTGCCTCGGCACGGGCCACATCCACTGTCTGCGTTCTGCAGTCATAAAATGCAAGAGTATTTGAAATGTCTATAACGGGAATGTGTCGAACAGATGGGTTCTTTACGCATCCACAAATTGTATAGTACGCGACCGTTTTCGCATTCCACCCATGTCAGAGTGTGTCCGTGGTTCATTAGAACCAAACCCGCAGCCTTGTGCTCAACAGCAGAAAAATGTAGCCACTGAGTCACAACTACGGCTGAACAGCGATGAAGTGTAGTCGATTGATGGTTCCGATGAGGGAAACGCATGACAAGCACAAGTGAGCAGTTGAATGCTGTGCCAGCACTTGCGGGACTTGTGCATTTCGCAGGATCAACACGCAGAAAGCCTTCCAGATGGTTCAATCGCGTCTGCTTGCATGTTTACATAAGCGTACTGATCTTCCAAGATTTCCAATTAACAGAAAGTCTATGTAACTCTGTCATGCCGTTCGATGCACATGAACAAAGTTCCCGGAAGTATTTATGCTACATTTCGTGGGCATGTGGAAGAATGCTGCCAAAGTTAGCTATTCAGCCTAACACAAACCAACAACAATCATTaaccgagcagtgggaggcacagctcgccagCGTGGACCTAGGCATACACAGAACACCCCAGTGGACAGTCAagaccagtggagccctggactaggggggCCACCCATCAATTTTTGACCCTTTTTTCCACTCCCTGTCTtaagtttactactactactgctactactactaccaatTTTGTTCAAATCCACACCCCTTAAGGTGCAACAAGATGAACATCCCCATCTGGAAAGCCTATAAGAATGCCACGGGACTTTCAAGGTCACCCAAGTTGTTTGCTAAAGGCCCTGTGATGTGAGCACAGTGATAGCAGGTACTACACCTCTTTCCTTGGGCTATCATTTCCACACGATAGGCTTCAGCCTCGGCAGGCAACCGGACGGTGGCAGTGAGCTCCTTTTCTCGACGCAATATCTCTTTCTCCTCAACAGTGATCTGCTTGCGCCGTTCCACAACGTCTATCTCGATTTCTTCGTTACGAATCCTCTGCTTCATCTTGGCTGCCTGAAGCTCATATGCTAACTGTGCCTCCGCTTTCTGCAAaaacaagacagaaaaaaaggcaCACACAACCATTTAAAACATGCCATGCAATAAACTGACATTGCTAAACACAGCAGTGGAGCAAAATGTTGCAAGATTTTTAAAAAGTGACAAGGAGTCTTTTCGTTTTGTTGTTCTGGACCGCCCAGGACTGCCCGAGGCGCTGCATACAGCAACACTCATTGGTTGAAAGCTGCGTTCTTGAGCATTGAGATGAAACAAAATGAAGAGATTGTAAATATTGCTTTCTTTCTCTGGCCCTCTATCAGAATGAAGAAAAAGCTTTGAAAAATAGCCCGGCTTCTTTATGAAGTTTAATGAGGCCTTGTGTAGCAAGAAAAATACCACACCTACTCAACGCTTTATGAGCGTAGGCTGCATGAATGAATGCTGACTACTCTATTCTGTGCTGAACATGTTTTAACCATACAAGCTAATTTTTCAATCATCCCACCTAGCGTGCTTATTCATCCAAGAATTTTAGTATGTACAACATTCTCGAAAATCAACAAAAACCAGGACAGATGTCATGAATATATGTAACGGCATTAGGCACAGGCTCCAGAAGTGATTCTCTCACATTTAATTTATATGTATTAATTTATTGGTTGTTCTTATTGTTTTAATTTACAGTATGAATTTATATTTTATCTTTATTATTAATTTACAGTATTAATTTATTGGTTGGCCTGCGGAATAAACTGAGTGGTGCATTTCATATAAACATGTATAGCTGGTTTTCTTCAAGTCATGCAGGAATCTGTGACGTTGGCACTAAATCCACTGATGTTAGACAAACATGCCAAGCCACAAAAGATACACAAATAAGACAAACAGAAAATTCCTAAAATTGTGAACTGACTGAACGACAGAGAGGTGTCAAATGAAACACATAGCTCCCTCTTACCCGTGCATTGACTTCACCGTCAAAATTGGCCTTCTGCAATGAGTACATCCGGTTTGAGTCCTCAATTTTGGTGTTGGCCCCATACTTGACATCCATGGCAGACTTTTCACATTCCGCTtcctgcaaaagaaagaaattaaggaGAAGAATGGAATGCCAGTCAATCTCAATAAGCGGTTAGCCTGTCAAACCAGCTTAAAACATGTACAGTAGAAACTCATTCTTTGCTATggaagaaagagcaaaaaaaaaagaaagaaacatactGACCCGGAAGACATGTGATCTGAAGTCACTAAAAAATATGGCAGACTGAACTGTAGATAACATCCATGTAATCAGTAGTGTTGCACGAATAGTTGCAGCATGAGACGACGGGCACACACAGTTGGTGAATACCGAACGATCTAAGATGCACATTGTCATTTTGGCAGCTTCGGCTGGCTTACATACCGTGCTCCTCTAATTCGGCCAGGTCAGCAGCTTCTTTGAGCAGAGGCATTCTGGTGAGAAGTTTTGACGTGCCTATTCGGCAAGAATCGCTGTGGCACGAGATGCAAACGTGTGTCAAGCAGGTGGAACCCAAGCTACTAGAGGCACGCtatgttgttttcctattgcatatTGTTTTAAGGTGGCGAAGGAAAACCAAaatgaaattgagctggtgggcgacgccggaATATGATGCTGCCAGAGCAAAACATGCTCATTTCCTATCGCCTGAAGCAGAGAATGGTGGTGCGTCTAGGTTATCGCCTATcaaaagcatgcagtatgcttcCAACAGCACTATGCCACACACAAGCACATGCTGTCAAACATAAATGAAGATTATTACGATAGGGTTGGTGGCAATAGTTGTGGATACAGCGTGCAATGGCCagggaggagatttgctggtaccagaattgAAAACTGGGTGCGTGCTGGCACTTTCACATGACAAGAGCGGGCGAGCACTGCGAGGAAGCTGCAGCGGTGGGCAGCTACTATACACAAGGGATCAAGCCACCATAAATTGCATCATTTGGTTGCAGTTTGTCAACGTACTGAAAGTTGGTACAGAAAGATTGCATTTTTCAAGAACACATTTTTCACAGCCCTAGTTTACAAGCATCAGATCGATGTGCTAGCACAAACCCAAGGAATGCAAGACAACAACAACGCACCCTAATGCCGGCGTCCCGCTCAGCCTGGGCCACACCAATGTCTGCGTCTCGCTTGACGGCCGCAGTGCGGGCACGTCCCAGCGAGGTGAGGTACTCGACCCGGTCAAAGACATCCTTGATGGTGAAGCTGAGAATCTCGATGCCCATGCGGCCAATGTCTGGTGCAGCAACCTCCCGAACAAGTGAGGCGAATTGGTCTCTGTCCCGGTACACCTCTTCCACTGTGAGTGTGCCTGCACACCAGAGAGAAGGGCGTGACCAACACTGACTGAACTCGAGCTAACACTTGAACCAACTTGAAGAAACATGAAAATATTCACACAAGTGGAAGTTTGCTCAACTGAAGCCTTAGTACAGGGTCTTTCTATGGGTAGGGTGGGAGCAATGTAaaatatcagcagcagcagcaacagcgtatTTACGTACACTGCAGGCCTCTCGCATCAATTGCCAACTATACACCAGGCTTTCACcacctgacccccccccccccccccatcttatGCTTAAAAATTTCCCAATATAATCACAACCACCTAGTTCTCTGTCGTCCTCAACTATGCCTCttttctcttggcatccattctgcaactctaatagaCCATTAATCACATGATCACCACCTTCACATGATGTTGCACCCGActtcatttcttcctcttaatgccaACGATATTATCAGCTAACCAGGTTTGCATAACACCTATAATTTTTCTCTATTGCTCGTTGTGCAGCCCTAAacttctcaagcttttttgttgACCTCCAAAGATAACTATCccggacaaagaaaaaaagacagcaagcCAGACATGAATAAAAATAAGGGTGTACTTAATGTAAATGTTTGCTGATGTGAATAGCAAAGGGGCATTTCAATGTTAAGGAGTGACACGGCGGTATGAATATTAAATTTTGAAGTGATGGTCACACCTGAATAAAAATTAAACGGCACATTTATACCATTACTATAAGCCTCCGTGCCAAATTTCATTATTCAGAATACCATGAGGGTTGACGGAGACGCCCTGTCCCGTGAGACTGTCACAAGTCTGTGCACCTGGCATCACTCACGTGTGGAGCCTCTGTGAACAAGGTT is a window from the Dermacentor variabilis isolate Ectoservices chromosome 3, ASM5094787v1, whole genome shotgun sequence genome containing:
- the Flo2 gene encoding flotillin-2, which encodes MGNIQTVGPNEALIVSGGCCGNAGKKMVVGGWAWAWWLVTDVQRLSLEVMTLTPRCEHVETSQGVPLTVTGVAQCKVMTEKEFLSTAAEQFLGKDVDHIKGVILQTLEGHLRAILGTLTVEEVYRDRDQFASLVREVAAPDIGRMGIEILSFTIKDVFDRVEYLTSLGRARTAAVKRDADIGVAQAERDAGIREAECEKSAMDVKYGANTKIEDSNRMYSLQKANFDGEVNARKAEAQLAYELQAAKMKQRIRNEEIEIDVVERRKQITVEEKEILRREKELTATVRLPAEAEAYRVEMIAQGKRTQTVDVARAEAERIKMIGAAEGYAIEAVGKADAERMRMKAVAYKQFGDAAILSLVLDTLPKIAAEVSAPLAKTEEIVMTSGEDRTTAEVTKLVSQIPPTVQALTGVDLAKMMSKIPGMAK